The Pseudomonas extremaustralis genome contains a region encoding:
- a CDS encoding alpha/beta hydrolase — MHSESIRYLIVPGWQGSPEDHWQTHWQNSLPNSARVEQADWLTPRREDWVAALAEAIAADSTPVILIAHSLGCITVAHWAATAPLAFLRQVRGALLVAPADVERPACSPALRNFAPIPTDLLPFPSQVVSSDNDSAVSAPRAMELARNWGAEAGILSGAGHINVKSGHQRWEQGFAYLYRLQSRLEHHARRTA, encoded by the coding sequence ATGCACAGCGAGTCGATTCGTTACCTGATCGTGCCGGGCTGGCAAGGATCGCCAGAAGATCATTGGCAGACGCATTGGCAGAACAGCCTGCCCAACAGCGCGCGCGTGGAGCAGGCCGATTGGCTGACCCCGCGCCGCGAAGATTGGGTGGCCGCGCTGGCCGAGGCTATCGCCGCCGACAGCACGCCGGTGATCCTGATCGCCCATAGCCTGGGCTGCATCACCGTGGCCCATTGGGCGGCTACCGCGCCATTGGCGTTTCTGCGGCAGGTGCGCGGCGCCCTGCTGGTAGCCCCGGCCGATGTCGAACGCCCGGCGTGCTCGCCGGCCTTGCGCAATTTCGCACCGATTCCCACCGACCTGCTGCCGTTTCCCAGCCAGGTGGTCAGTTCCGACAACGACAGTGCCGTCAGCGCCCCTCGGGCCATGGAACTGGCACGTAACTGGGGGGCCGAAGCCGGCATTCTGTCCGGTGCCGGTCATATCAATGTGAAGTCCGGTCACCAGCGCTGGGAGCAGGGCTTCGCTTACCTCTATCGTCTGCAAAGCCGTCTCGAGCATCACGCCCGGCGCACGGCCTGA